Genomic segment of Candidatus Eremiobacterota bacterium:
CCGGTCGGCCCCGTCCCGGAATCGGGACCATTTAGTCCGATTCCGAGTGCACCGCTCACTCCAATTGATAAAGGCGCGCCAACTCCAACCGCGGAGTGAGCGCGTCGTCACCTGTGCCGGGCGGTCAGCGTCAGGGTTAGATCGAGCCCGATCGCCATGGTTACGCTGGCAGAAACTGACTCACCCTGGGCACATTGGTTAAAAAATTTGTGCACCTTCGGTTGGTCTTTTGGCCAGTTAATCGCAATGCCGGGATCCGGCGGCAGCCGGCTGCAAATGGCCGTGACGCGGCAAAATCAATTGCACCTATGCGGTTTCGCATTCCTCACCCTGCTCGCCGCGACAAACGGACTCAGCTGCCCGGAACCCATGCTGTGCTGACTGAAGCACACGCGCGAAGTAGCGCGCGTTCCCCCGGTCGATGTCGGTGATAAGCGCGTCCCATTCTCGCATGGCCGCCTCGACCCGGGCATAGCCGAACGCCTCCAACACTTCGTCAGACGGCCGGCCGCCTACGCGCGCTAGGTTCAGCACAATCCACCGCTCGCCGCCGACCAACATCGGCTCCCATTCGTACTCCCAGCTCTCCCCAGAACACTCTGGTGGGACGTCGGGCGCATCAAGGATCGCCGGCGGGATGCCGACCTCCGACCGAATGTCGAGGTAACCAAGGCGCTCCAAGGGCGGGAACCACACCTCGCAAAGGGTGGCGAGCCTCTCCCGCATCGCCTCGTGCCGCGGATCACCCAGGCACACCCCGTGGCTCCAGACCGCGCGGCACAGCGCGAAGAGTCGGCCGTAAACCCCCAAGAGTGTGTAGAGGTACAGAACGGCGCGTGCATCGTCGGCAGCCTTTCGCGCAGCGACCGCTTCGGCATCGAGCCGGGCCGCGACGTACTTCCCTTCAGCGTCGGTCGCGCGAACGAGTTCCCAAGGGTCGGTCCCGAGCACCGACGCGAGCTGATCGATTGCATTCGGCGACAGCGCCCGGGCCCCGTCTTCCGCTCGCGAGAGCGTGCCCTGTGTAATTCCAGCGGCCTTAGCGAGGCTCGTCTGGCTGAGGCTCCGCTCTGACCGCATCGCCCGCAGTCGATTGCCGAATCTTGCATTCACCATGGATCTACAGTACCGCGTGGCTCGCACGCATGGATAGAGGCATAACAGCGGCAAGAGAACAGCCGGCTCGGAGTGTTCGCCACCGGAAGGCGCGCCTTCGCTTGGTAGCTCCATAGGGTCGGCACGCTTGGCGAACCTGCAACCGAGACGCTTGACCTCGGCCATGATAGCGGCTCATGCGTTCACCATCGCGCCCTCTCCCTGGAGGCAGTCCCGGCTTCACCGCGCCCTATCGAGGGTTCTCAGCCGGCTCTGTACCTCTTGCACGAGTCGGCCGCGGCCTTCGGCATTATTGAGGTAGTGAATAAACCGGAGGTGCCTCAGGTCGAACGGCACGTCGTCGGGCGACTGCGTTATAAGGATCACGTCCCTACCGACTGTGTGCGCTATCCCGGTTTCATAGAAGACGTTAGCGTTCTTGCCTGACAGGTCGCAGATGACGACGCTTGAGGTGCTGATTAGCGAAACCACATCTTGAATTATCGCGTCGTGGTTCCAGATGTTGTCGGCGCGCTCACATCGTTTACCGATGCTCCGGATGCTGGTCTCAAGTGCATTGTAAATTTCGTTAAATCCTGCGTCGAATGGCATCATCACCGAAACGAGGCTCTCGTCGACCGGTTCCTGACTAAGTTGAAAAACTTTCGGCGACGGCGCCCTCGTACCGCTACGCATCAGCACGTAGAACAAGTCAACGGCCTTAATCGCCCAATGCGTCCTCGTGAATTCCCAATCGCCGATCTCCAACTCGTGCGCAAGCTCTTCGACTTTGGCATTCGAGATTGGCGGGATCGCAGCGTCGAAGCTGTACTCAAGAGCGTAGTTCGCGCCCTCTTCTCGAATCCTCGTGATGGTTCCAACGTGAGCGCTCTGGTTCCCGGCACCGCCATTCTCAGCCATAAATAGCGCTGGTAGGCGGGAAACGGCGTTAACGTCTAGTGTGTTGCCTGGCTTGTATAGGGCTTTCAGCGCATCTGACGTAAATTCCAGCACACGGTTGCGCGGGAATGCTTGTCGGTTGAGGTTCCAACCATTGCCCGCAACGATTAGGCTATACACGATAGCTCAATCAAAAATGGCGCAGACGTAGCGGCGTAAGGTTCAAGGGCTCTCCAAGACAGGTCGTTCTGCGTGACAAGCGCCGCGGTTCTCCGTACGCGGGCGCAGCTTCATGCTGCAGCTTAGAAGCTCCCTTCGCCATCATGCCCCTAAAAACTCTAGCGGGGAGGCCACCACGCCTTGGACCGGAGCAGTGGGCCCGTCCGCCGTTCGGTACGGGTTCGCTCCAGCATCAGACGCTCCCGGCAAATCGCCGTTCTGAGAATGGCTGAGGCAGCAACGGTGTCCAGCCGTTCGGCTATTCGACCCCTCTTGGACATCGCAGCCGCGAGGATCGTACGCAGGCTCGCTCGGTGCAGTTGTGTTCGCCGCAGACGAGGCGGCAGAGAGGCACGCCGAGGGCCGCTGCGAGTGCCGGTAGAACGCTTTTGTCTGCGGGCTTGCCGGACTCGAGCCGTTGGATCGTGCTCGCGAGAACGGCGGCTTCCGTTGATAGGTCGTAGACGCTATATCCGCGTGCGATGCGAAGGCGGAAGATACGAGCCGACAGCGGCTCTACCGGTGCGGTTCTTCGGTGGCCGTTCCATCGCTTTGAGGCCGACGTAGGCGAGTGCTTGGAGATCATCGCTTCGCCTTGATGCACCAGAAGGTGGCTTCGAGCGCGTAGCTGATCGATGCGCGCAGGCAGACGCAAGCGAAGCGCACGTGCGACTCGTTTTGCGGGGTTGTGGACCTTGTAACGGAAGCCGCCGGTGGGCTCGTCGACCCAGGCGTCGATTCCGTTCTCGCGGAGGAAACGGACGACGACTTCCGCGTTGAAGTCGTCGGCCTGCACCAGGCCGGCCGTGTTTTGGTGCTGTTCGTCCGTCACATCGGCCATGCAGGCGTAAAATTCGACGGGCCCGGGCATTATGCGACCGCCCGGTGCGGAGGATCAGACGGGGCACATTCGGCGACGGCGATGCCGTGCCGAGGGCTCGACGTCGATGCGTCGAACTCGTAGGTTGTCATTTCGATGCTTATCCCATCGGGGTGACGGGCTCGGTCGGTGGGCTTAACACCGGCCGGGCCGCATTGTCTTGAATGCGCGCAGGTTGTGCGCTAGGTTGAAATTATAGCACGAACGTGCGTTCGTGTGGAAGCACTCAAACGGTTTGCGCTAACGCATTACGCTAAGTCGCGACCAGCGCCGGCGCGGGTTGCGCGCGGAACATTACGGTAACGCGCGTGCCGCCGCGCGGCCCGGGATGAATTTGCACCTCGTCGGCGACGGCGCGCACCAGCGACAG
This window contains:
- a CDS encoding helix-turn-helix transcriptional regulator — encoded protein: MADVTDEQHQNTAGLVQADDFNAEVVVRFLRENGIDAWVDEPTGGFRYKVHNPAKRVARALRLRLPARIDQLRARSHLLVHQGEAMISKHSPTSASKRWNGHRRTAPVEPLSARIFRLRIARGYSVYDLSTEAAVLASTIQRLESGKPADKSVLPALAAALGVPLCRLVCGEHNCTERACVRSSRLRCPRGVE
- a CDS encoding helix-turn-helix transcriptional regulator codes for the protein MAEVKRLGCRFAKRADPMELPSEGAPSGGEHSEPAVLLPLLCLYPCVRATRYCRSMVNARFGNRLRAMRSERSLSQTSLAKAAGITQGTLSRAEDGARALSPNAIDQLASVLGTDPWELVRATDAEGKYVAARLDAEAVAARKAADDARAVLYLYTLLGVYGRLFALCRAVWSHGVCLGDPRHEAMRERLATLCEVWFPPLERLGYLDIRSEVGIPPAILDAPDVPPECSGESWEYEWEPMLVGGERWIVLNLARVGGRPSDEVLEAFGYARVEAAMREWDALITDIDRGNARYFARVLQSAQHGFRAAESVCRGEQGEECETA